One genomic window of Paenibacillus xylanilyticus includes the following:
- a CDS encoding amidase domain-containing protein has translation MEREWKSALYTYVNQYNRCEIDYRPQTSERIVTDPAFVLERGERMARLDDWYRKRRAVPLRSETSAKLVRTVTEGPEESVVDIQLYSRLFYEKSGITHREDRIERERLTFIRQGGTWMIGRVEREVPERRPAGEGRPFQQADFVQAINRPLLNREVLGQGRSSRQQLYRRDLAVAYADRWWNAGNPAFEEFEVDCTNYVSQCLFAGGAPIHYTGRREAGWWYKGYVNSTEMWSYSWAVSNSLERYLGSSSWGLTATEVDRPEQLMLGDVILYDWDGDGRFQHSTVVTAFDAGGMPLVNAHTVSSRHRYWDYRDSYAWTERTVYRLFHIADEF, from the coding sequence TTGGAAAGGGAATGGAAGAGTGCCTTATACACCTATGTGAACCAGTACAACCGATGCGAAATCGACTATCGTCCACAGACGAGCGAGCGGATTGTCACGGATCCGGCATTTGTGCTGGAGCGGGGAGAGCGTATGGCCAGACTGGACGATTGGTATCGTAAACGGCGTGCAGTGCCTCTTCGCAGCGAGACCAGTGCCAAGCTTGTGCGAACGGTTACGGAAGGTCCGGAAGAATCGGTGGTGGATATTCAACTTTACAGCAGGCTTTTCTATGAGAAAAGCGGAATCACCCACCGGGAGGATCGGATTGAGAGGGAACGGTTGACCTTTATTAGGCAGGGTGGAACCTGGATGATTGGACGGGTTGAAAGAGAAGTTCCGGAGCGGCGTCCGGCAGGGGAAGGGAGACCCTTTCAGCAAGCGGATTTTGTACAGGCGATTAATCGGCCGCTGCTGAACAGGGAAGTGCTTGGCCAGGGAAGAAGTTCAAGGCAGCAATTATACCGGCGGGACCTGGCTGTTGCTTATGCAGATCGGTGGTGGAATGCGGGAAACCCCGCATTTGAGGAATTCGAGGTAGACTGCACCAATTACGTCTCCCAATGTCTCTTTGCAGGGGGAGCACCCATCCACTATACTGGTAGAAGAGAAGCGGGCTGGTGGTACAAAGGCTATGTGAACAGCACCGAAATGTGGAGCTACAGCTGGGCCGTATCCAACAGTCTCGAGCGTTATCTGGGAAGCAGCAGCTGGGGACTGACAGCAACCGAAGTGGATCGTCCGGAACAGCTGATGCTCGGAGATGTCATTCTCTACGATTGGGACGGAGACGGCAGGTTTCAGCATAGTACAGTTGTGACTGCCTTCGATGCGGGAGGCATGCCGCTTGTCAATGCACATACGGTCAGCAGTCGCCACCGCTATTGGGATTACCGGGATTCTTACGCTTGGACGGAGCGGACGGTGTACCGGCTTTTTCATATTGCAGATGAGTTCTAA